One Natronomonas gomsonensis genomic window, TCGGCGGCGTAGAAGACACAGACCAGCGAGGTCTGGACGCCGTCGATGAGCATGCGCTTTTCCTCGTCCTCGAAGTCGACTTCCGAGAGGACGATGTCGCGGACGCGGGCCAACTCCTCGAGGGCGGCATCGTCGTCGATTTCGCCGTCCTCGTACTCGGCGACGATTTTCACGACGGCGATGGCGGCGTCGTCCTGGAGGTTCAACAGCAGGCGTGCGGAATCCTCGTCCTCGGGGTCGATGTCCTCGTCCCGGAGTCGGTCGAGCCAGTTGTTCCACCGCTCTTCAGTGTAGTACTCGCCGGGGGGTGTGCTCATGCTCGAAGGTACGGTGGACGGGGGATATGCCTTTTCCTTGTCGCGCCGGATGCGTGTCGGTTCGCGGGGCGTGGTCGGTGCGTCGGGATTTAACGCTCCCGTCTGGCTTCACGACCGAGTTCTCGCTCGACGGCATCGACCTTCTCGTGGGCGCGCTGGTCGCGGGTTCGTTTGTCGTCGATTTTCAGGAACGTGCTCACGCGGTCGGCGTCGACGGCCTTGTGTGCGGCGCCGACCGCTGCGAGCAGCGTGTCGATGTCGTCGGCTTCGATGACGGTTCCCATCGGGTTGGTCTCGTAGGACACGTCGAACTCGTCGAGGGCGGCGACGGCCTCTGCGACCTCGCTGGCCATGCTGTCCTCGACGACCGGTGCGACGCTGAGGAGTGCGACGACGCTCATACCGGGAGGAGGGCATCAAGGGATAAATAGCCGCCCGCCGACGCCGTCTCCATGAGCGACACCGACTTCGACCGACTGTCGGTCGACGCCAACGGTCTCACCTTCGAATGTCTCCGCGCGGGCGACGGCGACCGCCTCGCCGTCTGCCTGCACGGCTTCCCCGACGACGCGGGGTCGATGGCGCCCATCCTCGAGACGCTGGCCGACGCCGGCTTCACCGCCGTCGCGCCGTACATGCGCGGCTACGGCCCGACCGACCCCGCACCGGACGGCGACTACTCGGCGACTGCCCTCGGTGCCGACGCGGTCGCTCTATCCGAGGCGCTGGGCGAGCGCTTCGAAACGGACGACGCTGTCCTCGTCGGCCACGACTGGGGTGCCGTCGCCGCCTACGCTGCAGACCGGGTCGACTCGACGGCGTTCTCGAAGATGGTCACGCTGGCCGTCCCGCCCGGGTTCGAAGGGTTGCTGTTGGAACACCCGCGACAGCTGCTCCGCAGTTGGTACATGTGGTTCTTCCAGATCCCGGACGCGCCGGAGCGCGCCCTCCGATGGCGGGAGTTCGCTCTCGTGGAGTTCCTCTGGGGACTGTGGAGCCCCGATTGGGACTACCCCGACGAGCGCATCGAATCGGTCAAAGAGACGTTCAGAACCGGCGAAACGGTCGAACACGCCGTCGAATACTACCGGGATACGGTCGGCCCGCAACTGTCGTCGATGGCCCGAGGGGACCTCCCCTCACTTGAGGACACGCCGCCCGTTGAGACGCCGACGCTCGCCATCGCTGGGGAGAACGACGGCTGTATCGGCCCGGCGCTGTTCGACCACGCCGGCGAGATCATCGCAGACTGTCGCGTCGTGCGCGTGCGCGAAGCAGGCCACTTCATGCATCAGGAACGGCCGGACGTGGTGACCGAGGAAATCGTCGACTATCTCGTCGAGTGATCGTCACCGAAACCCGTGGGGGGATGTTGAACCGGAGCCAGACGTGCTCGCTCACTCCGTTCGCTGCGCGCGACTGGCAGGGTTCAAATCACGGTTTCGAGTTCGTGGCTCCTGTCTGACGAGCAGGCCTCGCTTACGCTCGGCACTACTCGTCGGGTAGTCGCCACAAAAATGCGCTGGCGGGGATTTGAACCCCGGTTGTGACCATGGCAAGGTCACGTGATACCACTACACTACCAGCGCGCCCTTCGCATCAACTCGTACCGGGGAGATGAATAAAAGGCTTGCGAAACCGCCGACTGCGTGGCCGTCCGTCGCTTGGCAACGATCCACACTCCGAAACGCCTGTCAACGGCCGACACGGCGCGTGCATACCGCGATACTTTTAAGCTAGGATTTTGAAGGGATAGCACAGTCTGGTGAACGGAAACGGAAGCGACACGGCATGACACGCAGCGTACTCGTGCCGTCGTCTTTGACCCGGGAGGCCGAGGACAAACGCGAGGCGACTCGCAAACTCGGTTACGTCGCACGCGCGGCGGTCATCTTCCGGGTGGACCGACTCATCGTCTACCCCGACCGAGGGGGCGACGACGGGCGGTTCGGCGACGGGTTCGTCGACACGGTACTGTCGTACGCCGCAACGGCACCGTACCTCCGAAAGGAGGTATGGGCCCAGCGGGACGAACTGGAGTACGCCGGCATCCTGCCGCCGCTCCGCATCCGCTCACAGACCGGCTCCGGATCGGACGGTTCGGGGTCGTTAAGACAGGGAATCGTGACCGAGGTCGGATCTGACGGGCGCGTTCGGGTCAATTGCGGACTGCAACACCCGATCTCTCTCCCCGTTCCGCCATCGATGGCGGTCGAGGAGGGGGAGCGCGTCACCATCAGGGTCTCTTCGCGACGGCCGGTTCGCGCGAAACTCGTCGATGAACCCCTTCCGGGGTTCTCGGTGGAACGCGCGACCATCGACGACGCCCTCACACGACCGGACGCCGGCGTGCGCATCGCCGCCTCCCGGTACGGTGAGGAGTTGACGGTCGACCGTCTCGACCAACTGGTCGAGCGGACGGCCACCGACGGCCTGACAGTCACCTTCGGCGCCCCCGAGCGGGGACTGCCGGAGATACTCGACTGTCAGCCAGGCGAGGAGGTCATCAGCGATGACGAACCCAAAGCGCGGTTCGACCTTTGGCTCAATACGGTTCCGAACCAGGGTAGCGAGGTCGTGCGCACCGAAGAAGCGGTGTTCGCAACGCTCGCGCCCCTCACACTAGAGTGAGACACAATGCCACAACCAAGCAGACCACGCAAAGGCTCGATGGGCTTCAGCCCCCGCAGCCGTGCGGCCAGTGAGGTCCCGCGCTTCAACTCCTGGCCGGACGACGAGGGACAGCCCGGGCTCCAAGGCTTCGCCGGATACAAGGCCGGCATGAGTCACGTCGTTGCTATCAACGACGAGCCCAACTCCCCCCGAGAGGGCCAGGAGGAGACCGTCCCGGTGACCGTCGTCGAGACGCCACCGATGCGGGCTGTCGCCGTCCGAGCTTACGAAGACACGCCGTACGGACAGCGCCCCCTGACAGAGGTGTGGACCGACGAGGTCCACGAGGACCTCGAACGGGCACTGTCCGTCCCAGAAGAACAGACCGGAGACGCCGAAGGCCAGATTCGGGAGGCACTCGACGCGGGTGACCTCGCCGACGTGCGGGTCATCACCCACACCGTCCCGAGCGGCCTTTCGAGCGTTCCGAAGAAACGTCCCGACGTGATGGAGACACGCGTCGGCGGCGGTTCGCTCGCGGACCGATTCGAGTTCGGTCTCGACCTCGTCGACGACGGCGGGGAGCACGCGGCCACGGACGTGTTCCGTGCCGGCGAGTACGCCGACGTCGCGGGTATCACGAAGGGCAAGGGGACGCAGGGTCCCGTCAAGCGATGGGGCGTCCAGAAGCGGAAGGGCAAACACGCCCGACAGGGCTGGCGCCGACGTATCGGCAACCTCGGCCCGTGGAACCCCTCGCGCGTCCGGTCGACGGTCCCCCAGCAGGGACAGACCGGCTACCACCAGCGCACCGAACTGAACAAGCGCCTGCTCGCCCTCGGCGACGAGGAAGTCACCCCCGACGGTGGCTTCGTCAACTACGGCGAGGTCGACGGCGCCTACGCGCTGGTGAAAGGCTCCGTTCCGGGTCCGAACAAGCGCCTCGTGCGCTTCCGACCGGCGGTGCGACCTGCCGACCAACCGCGCCTCGACCCCGAGGTGCGCTACGTCTCCACCGTCTCCAATCAGGGATAACACATGAAGGCAACAGTACGTGACCTGAACGGCGACGACGCGGGCGAGGTCGACCTGCCGGACGTCTTCGAGACGCAGTTCCGGCCCGACCTCATCAAGCGCGCCGTCCTCGCCGCACAGGCCAACCGACAGCAGGACTCCGGTACAGACGAGTACGCGGGTCTTCGAACCCCGGCGGAATCCCACGGTAGCGGCCGCGGGATGGCGCACGTCCCCCGACAGAACGGGCGTGCCCGGGAGGTGCCCCAGGCCGTCTCCGGCCGACCGGCACACCCCCCGAAGGTCGAGAAGGACCGCGGACTCGACATCAACACGAAAGAGCGCAAACTCGCCACCCGCAGCGCCATCGCGGCGACCGCGGACGGCGACCTCGTTTCCGAGCGCGGTCACGACTTCGATGGGGACCTCGAGATTCCGCTCGTCGTCTCCGACGAGTTCGAGGACCTCCAGAAGACGAAGGAGGCCGTCGAGACGCTCGAGGCACTCGGTGTCTATTCGGACATCGAGCGCGCCGAGGACGGCAAGTCCGTCCGCGCCGGCCGCGGGACGACCCGTGGCCGGAAGTACACCCAGCCGAAGTCGATTCTCGTCGTCACGAGCGAGGAACCCTCGCTGGCCGCCCGCAACCTCGCGGGCGCCGACGTGACGACCGCTTCCGAGGTCAACACCGAGGACCTCGCACCCGGCACCCACGCTGGGCGACTCACGCTGTGGACCGAGAGCGCCCTCGAGGAGGTGGCCGAGCGATGACGCTGAAACACCCGCTCGTCACCGAGAAGGCGATGAACGCCATGGACTTCGAGAACAAGCTGCAGTTCATCTGTGACTCCGGAGCCACCAAAGGCGAAATCGCCGACGCCATCGAGGCGCAGTTCGACGTGGCCGTCGCGTCGATAAACACGCAGAATACGATGAACGGCGAGAAGAAAGCGACCGTGCGTCTCTCCGAGGACGACGACGCACAGGAAGTCGCATCGCGAATCGGGGTGTTCTGAACATGGGACGACGAATCCAAGGCCAACGACGCGGTCGCGGTACGTCCACGTTCCGGGCGCCGTCGCACCGCTACAAGGCGGACCTCTCGCACCGTAACGTCGAAGACGCGGACGTCATCTCCGGTGAGGTCGTCGATATCGAACACGACCCCGCACGGAGTGCGCCGCTCGCCGACGTGCAGTTCGACGACGACGACCGCCGACTCGTCCTCGCTCCCGAGGGCATCACCGTCGGCGACACGATTCAGGTCGGCGTCTCCGCCGAAATCGCCCCCGGAAACACGCTCCCACTCGCGGAGATTCCCGAGGGCGTTCCGGTGTGTAACGTCGAACGACAGGCCGGCGACGGTGGGAAGTTCGCACGCGCTTCCGGCGTGAACGCGACGCTTCTCACTCACGACCGCAACGCAGCGGTCGTCCAGTTGCCCAGCGGCGAGATGCGCCGCCTGTCGCCGGATTGCCGCGCCACCATTGGCGTGGTCGCCGGCGGCGGACGAACGGAGAAGCCGTTCGTCAAGGCCGGCAACAAGCATCACAAGATGAAATCGCGGGGTACGAAGTACCCGCGCGTCCGCGGTGTCGCGATGAACGCCGTCGACCACCCCTTCGGTGGCGGCGGCCGACAGCACCCCGGCAAACCCAAGAGCATCTCCCGGGACGCGCCGCCGGGCCGCAAGGTGGGCGATATCGCCTCCAAGCGGACCGGTCGGGGCGGCAAAGGAGGTAGAGAATGAGTTCGGAATACCAAATCGGCCACGAGGGTGACTTCACCTACCGTGGTCACACGCTCGACGAGTTGCAGGAGATGGAACTCGACGAGGTTGTGGAACTGCTTCCCGCCCGACAGCGGCGAACCATCAAGCGGGGCCTCTCGACTGAAAAGCAGAAACTGCTCGAGAAGGCACGCTCGCGTGGCGCCGAGGAAACCGCGAACGACCCGATTCGAACCCACCTGCGGGATATGCCGATCCTGCCGGAGTTCGTCGGATTGACGTTCGCCGTCTACACCGGCCAGAGCTTCGAACGCGTCGAGATAGAACCCGAGATGATCGGGCACTATCTCGGCGAGTTCCAGC contains:
- a CDS encoding DUF2150 family protein; the protein is MSTPPGEYYTEERWNNWLDRLRDEDIDPEDEDSARLLLNLQDDAAIAVVKIVAEYEDGEIDDDAALEELARVRDIVLSEVDFEDEEKRMLIDGVQTSLVCVFYAAEEYVAGGPPEEGSVTEYIRAAADAEAEEDVDAALAYCAQAGTLLFDGESLDMDVAEDIEYGLVAEWVNGLDSLGTALADPEVIDEDE
- a CDS encoding 50S ribosomal protein L2, which codes for MGRRIQGQRRGRGTSTFRAPSHRYKADLSHRNVEDADVISGEVVDIEHDPARSAPLADVQFDDDDRRLVLAPEGITVGDTIQVGVSAEIAPGNTLPLAEIPEGVPVCNVERQAGDGGKFARASGVNATLLTHDRNAAVVQLPSGEMRRLSPDCRATIGVVAGGGRTEKPFVKAGNKHHKMKSRGTKYPRVRGVAMNAVDHPFGGGGRQHPGKPKSISRDAPPGRKVGDIASKRTGRGGKGGRE
- a CDS encoding 50S ribosomal protein L3 yields the protein MPQPSRPRKGSMGFSPRSRAASEVPRFNSWPDDEGQPGLQGFAGYKAGMSHVVAINDEPNSPREGQEETVPVTVVETPPMRAVAVRAYEDTPYGQRPLTEVWTDEVHEDLERALSVPEEQTGDAEGQIREALDAGDLADVRVITHTVPSGLSSVPKKRPDVMETRVGGGSLADRFEFGLDLVDDGGEHAATDVFRAGEYADVAGITKGKGTQGPVKRWGVQKRKGKHARQGWRRRIGNLGPWNPSRVRSTVPQQGQTGYHQRTELNKRLLALGDEEVTPDGGFVNYGEVDGAYALVKGSVPGPNKRLVRFRPAVRPADQPRLDPEVRYVSTVSNQG
- a CDS encoding alpha/beta fold hydrolase, whose protein sequence is MSDTDFDRLSVDANGLTFECLRAGDGDRLAVCLHGFPDDAGSMAPILETLADAGFTAVAPYMRGYGPTDPAPDGDYSATALGADAVALSEALGERFETDDAVLVGHDWGAVAAYAADRVDSTAFSKMVTLAVPPGFEGLLLEHPRQLLRSWYMWFFQIPDAPERALRWREFALVEFLWGLWSPDWDYPDERIESVKETFRTGETVEHAVEYYRDTVGPQLSSMARGDLPSLEDTPPVETPTLAIAGENDGCIGPALFDHAGEIIADCRVVRVREAGHFMHQERPDVVTEEIVDYLVE
- the rpl4p gene encoding 50S ribosomal protein L4, producing the protein MKATVRDLNGDDAGEVDLPDVFETQFRPDLIKRAVLAAQANRQQDSGTDEYAGLRTPAESHGSGRGMAHVPRQNGRAREVPQAVSGRPAHPPKVEKDRGLDINTKERKLATRSAIAATADGDLVSERGHDFDGDLEIPLVVSDEFEDLQKTKEAVETLEALGVYSDIERAEDGKSVRAGRGTTRGRKYTQPKSILVVTSEEPSLAARNLAGADVTTASEVNTEDLAPGTHAGRLTLWTESALEEVAER
- a CDS encoding 30S ribosomal protein S19 → MSSEYQIGHEGDFTYRGHTLDELQEMELDEVVELLPARQRRTIKRGLSTEKQKLLEKARSRGAEETANDPIRTHLRDMPILPEFVGLTFAVYTGQSFERVEIEPEMIGHYLGEFQLTRSSVEHGQAGIGATRSSKFVPLK
- a CDS encoding MTH1187 family thiamine-binding protein, with the protein product MSVVALLSVAPVVEDSMASEVAEAVAALDEFDVSYETNPMGTVIEADDIDTLLAAVGAAHKAVDADRVSTFLKIDDKRTRDQRAHEKVDAVERELGREARRER
- a CDS encoding RNA methyltransferase; protein product: MTRSVLVPSSLTREAEDKREATRKLGYVARAAVIFRVDRLIVYPDRGGDDGRFGDGFVDTVLSYAATAPYLRKEVWAQRDELEYAGILPPLRIRSQTGSGSDGSGSLRQGIVTEVGSDGRVRVNCGLQHPISLPVPPSMAVEEGERVTIRVSSRRPVRAKLVDEPLPGFSVERATIDDALTRPDAGVRIAASRYGEELTVDRLDQLVERTATDGLTVTFGAPERGLPEILDCQPGEEVISDDEPKARFDLWLNTVPNQGSEVVRTEEAVFATLAPLTLE
- a CDS encoding 50S ribosomal protein L23 — protein: MTLKHPLVTEKAMNAMDFENKLQFICDSGATKGEIADAIEAQFDVAVASINTQNTMNGEKKATVRLSEDDDAQEVASRIGVF